A genomic window from Chlorobium phaeobacteroides DSM 266 includes:
- a CDS encoding VIT1/CCC1 transporter family protein has product MKQSRDFDARQVVAFQKNEITDHHIYKNLSGRISGVKNRRILTQIADDEMRHYNIWKNYSRKDVGPSRFKIWFYTMVSMLFGYTFGIKLMEKGEQSACDLYNSIPGSFKEISGIIRDEEEHEQALVTLLDEDRLKYTGSIVLGLNDALVELMGVLAGLSFALQNTTLIALTASITGFAAALSMASSEYLSTKAESGTKNPLKAAFFTGIAYLLTVVVLITPYLLFSDYLICLGLAFFGAVCIIGFFNFYIAIARNVPFKERFLEMVGLCFTVATLSFGAGYVIRFAFGIDV; this is encoded by the coding sequence GTGAAACAGAGCAGGGATTTTGATGCGAGGCAGGTTGTTGCTTTTCAGAAAAACGAGATTACCGATCACCATATTTACAAAAACCTTTCGGGACGGATAAGCGGTGTGAAAAATCGCAGGATTCTAACCCAGATTGCCGATGATGAAATGAGGCACTACAATATCTGGAAGAATTACTCTCGAAAGGATGTGGGGCCCAGCAGGTTCAAGATCTGGTTTTACACCATGGTCAGCATGCTGTTCGGGTACACTTTCGGGATCAAATTGATGGAAAAAGGTGAACAGAGTGCTTGTGATCTCTATAACAGTATTCCCGGTTCGTTCAAGGAGATTTCCGGCATAATCCGCGATGAAGAGGAGCATGAGCAGGCACTGGTTACCCTGCTCGATGAAGATCGTCTGAAGTATACCGGTTCAATTGTCCTTGGCCTTAATGATGCGCTTGTTGAGCTGATGGGTGTGCTTGCCGGTCTCTCGTTTGCACTGCAGAATACCACGCTTATTGCGTTGACGGCATCAATTACCGGTTTTGCCGCAGCTCTTTCCATGGCATCATCCGAGTATTTATCAACCAAAGCTGAATCAGGGACGAAAAACCCGTTAAAGGCGGCGTTTTTTACAGGGATTGCCTATCTGCTGACTGTTGTGGTGCTCATTACGCCCTACCTTTTGTTTTCAGATTATCTGATATGTCTGGGTCTGGCATTTTTTGGAGCGGTCTGCATTATTGGATTTTTCAATTTCTACATAGCCATTGCGCGGAATGTCCCCTTCAAGGAACGTTTTCTTGAAATGGTCGGACTTTGTTTTACCGTTGCAACACTGAGTTTCGGTGCTGGATATGTCATTCGTTTTGCCTTTGGAATAGACGTATAG
- a CDS encoding bifunctional aminoglycoside phosphotransferase/ATP-binding protein, translating into MNPLILALQHPEAYPHVTDNIIIAETHISWVILTGKFAYKIKKPVNLGFLDFSTLQKRHHFCHEELRLNRRLCPDLYLEVVPIKQSGNTITLDGKGEIIEYAVKMIQFDRSQELDRLLATNRLTEEHVNAIAVLVADFHLNGAQPVEDPEAGHPENLIKPILDNFSHLLPDDENRTEKALHAEIEAWIINEHKKLYGVFSDRNKNGFIRHCHGDMHTGNMVLWRNNVSIFDCIEFNQNLFRIDVISDIAFLFMDLDHAGRADLAWQFLNSYMTITGDYQGIKVLAFYAVYRAIVRAKVTAIRYNQESEGASGASILKEHQSYLALAKRYTIISKPLLILVSGFSGSGKTTHSAIIASNMHALHIRSDIERKRFFGLKALERSSNETDKTIYTPQISRLTYRKLLDIAALAIDAGVTVFVDATFLRAKDRKTFQDLAETRQCPCRIILFQASKELLFERVRLRSLQRNDASEADERVLSEQMKLQEPLLPEEERFALIVDTSGPVDHEKIIRTLGSTTP; encoded by the coding sequence AAACCCATATCTCGTGGGTCATCCTTACCGGCAAGTTTGCATACAAGATAAAAAAACCCGTCAATCTCGGATTTCTTGATTTTTCAACGCTGCAGAAACGTCACCATTTCTGTCATGAAGAACTTCGCCTCAACAGGCGATTGTGCCCTGATCTCTACCTTGAGGTCGTTCCGATAAAGCAGTCAGGCAACACCATCACACTTGACGGTAAAGGTGAGATTATTGAGTATGCCGTAAAAATGATACAGTTTGACCGCTCACAGGAGCTCGACCGTCTTCTGGCAACCAATCGCCTCACTGAAGAACATGTTAACGCCATAGCCGTTCTGGTCGCCGACTTTCATCTCAACGGCGCTCAGCCTGTTGAGGATCCGGAAGCCGGTCATCCCGAAAATCTTATTAAGCCGATTCTTGACAATTTCTCACACTTGCTTCCCGACGATGAAAACCGTACGGAGAAAGCTTTGCATGCGGAGATTGAAGCATGGATAATCAACGAGCACAAAAAACTTTATGGAGTTTTTTCCGATAGAAATAAAAACGGATTCATCCGCCACTGCCACGGCGATATGCATACCGGCAACATGGTGCTCTGGCGAAACAACGTGAGCATTTTCGACTGCATCGAATTCAATCAAAATCTTTTCCGGATTGACGTGATCAGCGATATAGCCTTTTTATTCATGGATCTCGACCATGCCGGAAGGGCTGATCTTGCCTGGCAGTTTCTCAACAGCTATATGACGATAACAGGCGATTATCAGGGAATCAAAGTTCTTGCGTTCTATGCCGTCTACCGGGCAATTGTCAGGGCAAAAGTCACCGCAATTCGATACAACCAGGAGAGCGAAGGGGCATCCGGAGCATCAATCCTTAAAGAGCATCAATCATACCTTGCACTGGCAAAGCGCTATACGATCATCAGCAAACCTCTGCTTATTCTTGTTTCAGGTTTTTCTGGAAGCGGAAAAACCACGCATTCCGCCATAATTGCGTCAAACATGCATGCGCTGCATATCCGTTCAGACATCGAAAGAAAAAGATTCTTCGGACTAAAGGCTCTTGAAAGAAGTTCAAATGAGACGGACAAAACCATCTACACGCCTCAGATAAGCAGGCTGACCTATCGGAAACTGCTCGATATTGCAGCACTCGCAATCGATGCCGGAGTCACTGTTTTCGTCGATGCGACGTTTTTGCGCGCCAAAGACCGGAAAACATTTCAGGATCTTGCCGAAACCAGACAATGTCCTTGCAGAATCATCCTCTTTCAGGCTTCGAAAGAGTTGCTTTTTGAGCGGGTTCGCCTGCGATCCCTTCAGAGGAACGACGCTTCGGAAGCCGATGAAAGGGTGCTTTCAGAACAAATGAAACTACAGGAACCGCTCCTGCCTGAGGAGGAACGGTTCGCGCTCATCGTAGATACATCCGGACCGGTCGACCACGAAAAAATCATCAGGACTCTTGGCTCAACCACGCCGTAA